In Raphanus sativus cultivar WK10039 chromosome 5, ASM80110v3, whole genome shotgun sequence, the following proteins share a genomic window:
- the LOC108862190 gene encoding ubiquinol oxidase 1a, mitochondrial: protein MMSRGGAKAASSLLKAARPRLFSTATTSTIRTMSHETSHLTRPAAADLASPSGMSGWIWTTRAPAIGGVRFASTVTLGEKTATEDANTKKAAEKESSSAGGGKGEKGIASYWGVEPSKITKEDGTEWKWNCFRPWETYKADLTIDLSKHHVPTTFLDKIAYWTVKSLRWPTDLFFQRRYGCRAMMLETVAAVPGMVGGMLLHCKSLRRFEQSGGWIKALLEEAENERMHLMTFMEVAKPKWYERALVITVQGVFFNAYFLGYLISPKFAHRMVGYLEEEAIHSYTEFLKELDKGNIENVPAPAIAIDYWRLPADATLRDVVMVVRADEAHHRDVNHFASDIHYQGRELKEAPAPIGYH from the exons ATGATGAGTCGCGGTGGAGCCAAGGCGGCGTCGTCGCTGTTGAAGGCTGCTAGACCACGGTTGTTCTCAACCGCCACTACGAGCACGATCCGTACCATGTCTCACGAGACGAGCCATCTCACGAGACCCGCGGCTGCGGACTTAGCTTCTCCCTCCGGCATGAGCGGTTGGATCTGGACTACTAGAGCTCCGGCGATTGGAGGCGTGCGGTTCGCCAGCACGGTTACTTTGGGAGAGAAAACGGCGACGGAGGACGCGAATACGAAGAAGGCGGCGGAGAAGGAGTCGTCATCCGCCGGAGGTGGCAAGGGAGAGAAAGGTATCGCTAGCTACTGGGGTGTTGAACCGAGTAAGATTACTAAAGAAGATGGTACTGAATGGAAGTGGAACTGCTTCAGG CCGTGGGAGACGTATAAAGCTGATTTGACGATAGATCTGTCGAAGCATCATGTTCCGACTACGTTTCTTGACAAAATAGCTTATTGGACTGTTAAATCTCTTCGTTGGCCTACCGATCTCTTCTTCCAG AGGCGATATGGATGCCGAGCTATGATGCTGGAAACTGTAGCAGCAGTACCCGGAATGGTAGGAGGAATGTTACTGCACTGCAAATCTCTCAGACGCTTTGAGCAGAGCGGAGGGTGGATCAAAGCCCTTCTCGAGGAAGCAGAGAACGAGAGGATGCATCTCATGACGTTCATGGAAGTCGCTAAACCCAAATGGTACGAGAGGGCTCTCGTCATCACCGTCCAAGGAGTCTTCTTCAACGCTTACTTCCTCGGTTACCTGATCTCTCCGAAGTTTGCTCACCGTATGGTTGGGTAccttgaggaagaagctatccactcGTACACTGAGTTCCTCAAGGAACTCGACAAGGGTAACATCGAGAACGTTCCTGCTCCGGCTATCGCTATTGATTACTGGAGGCTCCCTGCTGATGCGACCCTTCGTGATGTGGTGATGGTGGTCCGTGCCGACGAGGCTCATCACCGTGACGTTAACCATTTTGCATCt GATATTCATTACCAAGGTCGCGAGCTAAAGGAAGCTCCAGCTCCAATTGGATACCATTGA